Genomic DNA from Desulfonema ishimotonii:
ATTTTTGCGGCCCTCACGATCGTGATGCTCACCGGTGTTCCGACGTACTGGTTCATGGTGCTTTTGCTGAACAAAACGGTGGTGCGGTTTACCCCGCAGGAAATGTCGGTCTGTCATGGCCCCTTACCGTGGCGTCATCCCAATATGATTTACGGCCTTCAGGACATACAATATATTTGTGTCGAGGAAATTTGCGACATTGACGAAGATATTGAGCGCAGAGAGGTGGTGGCGATGCTGAAAAACGGGAGTCAGTGTAAGCTGCTGCCGAATATTCAGACGTCTGAAGAGTCCGAGCTGATCCGCTGCAAGGCCAACACCTGGCTGCGGCAGAGGTACCAGACCCGCCTGCCCCATGTTGACAAATCTGCCCCCGGTGCCGGTGGCCTGGCCGCCTGACCCCATGTCTTTCTCACAGGCTTCCCCCTGATGGCCCATAAACAGACGGGGGCGCCTGTGAATGCCCGCCGCAGGTCAGCCGCCCCTGTTTATAATTCCTCCCAGTGCCGGATGGCACGACACTTTTGTACATCTCATACGCGCCGAAAGTTTCAAAAACACAGATATTCAGGCTTGAACTGATGCGTTACATTTTTGTTCAGAGCGGATTTTATTTTTACTCGATGATCCAGTTTTTAAAAATTGACATGGAACCTCGCTGCCAGTTATTATCCCCATGCTAACAGAATGCTTTGTATCGTAATGATGGGGAGGGTTGATAATTTCCCCAGGATTTCAGATTCATGTGTTTTTGAGAATCGTCTGACTTTACAAAATGCTCTTTTAAAAATACCGAGATCTGCTTGAAATGGGATTCCGGGTTATTACTATGAATGATTTGTTCGACAAAGGATAAGATACTGTCAACTTTGACGGTGTCACATAGGCTACCAACAGTTCTTGCGGGCAGTTTGTTATTTATCGAGGCCACCTGGTCCGGATGAAGCAGGAGACAATGATCAACCAACAGGCTCAGGGTCAGACTTCTGTAAGACCCGTCCTCACCAGGTTGTCTGGTCAAATTTCCCCATCCTTCATTCGCCTTATGGTCTTGAATAAAAACCTCTGCTAACCATCTGAGTGTAAATGCATTTATTATATCAGCATATCGCCAGGTCAGATCCGAAGCGACAAGATACCGATAGTCCTTTTCTCCGGTGTATTTTGGCTCTCTGGTAATTCGTGTTGCAAATATGGTTATTTAAAAAATACTTTTAAATAACCAAATGTTATATTCAAAGTCGTCATATCGACGATGTGCATTTACAAAATCACCTATACATTTAATTTCAATAGGTTATGGCAGTTCATTGTTCAAAAATGGAAATTTTGTGATTGGAATAAAGCGGAAAACCAGAATAACAAACTGTTTTATTTGTATAAAAATTTCAACACGAATTACCAAAGAGCCTGTATTTTATTGCAATGACAAATCTTTTTTTCTTATGGGCACACACATGTATTCCGGCACTTTTAATGAGTACGACAATCTCTTTGCCTCCGCGTACATGTATGGTTTTCTGAATCGGTTGAATATTTTTAAAATACTTTTCCACTGATTTTTTGCCGCTCCTGATTAAAATATTCTGATTGTACCTTATTTGACTGATGACCTGAGCGTTTCCTGCAATTTCAGACGCTTCATCCATGAATTCGGCATTACCATACAAGGCGTCCGCAACAATCGCCTCTGTTTTTATTGGCTCTTTGGGATCTTGCGGGGTAGTAAAATATGGTTGTCAGTGTAACAGCCTTTAAGTATTGAACTTTAATAAAATGAGGGCATTTTTCAATGTGTTCGGGATTTCGAAGCCTTATCGGACATAACAGCTCGTTATTCAGACATATTATCGGAATATAGTACTCCAATTTTGGTTTTTCCAGGCACAAAAATTGCTGTAATCCCAAAACATACCTTTTTGAACCGTCTTCACAGTTTTTCGGACTTGAAACGGTTGTTTTTCCGCAATCCAGTCCGAAAAGCAAAAAGTATACCCGGAAAAACCAAAATTGGATCAGTATACATCAGTTTTACTACCCCGCGAATTCCCAAAGAGCCTTTTTATTTCCGGATTTTTCTCTGCAAAGGTTTTTAAAAGAGTTCTGGCAATCATTGAAATGGTTGGGTATTCTTCTGATCGCACCGGTTTTTCGGACGTTCTGATTTTGGCACACCGGCCTTTTTTAATCTTTTATCCTCCCTGGTCCGTTCGCTGATTTTCGGATCAGGAACATGGAAGGCGTAGCCAATCGGAAAGGTGAGTTTTGGTGTTACCAACACCAAAAATACCAGGCCTTGCCCCATGCAGAAACCACCCGTTGATTTGTCTTTTATTTTGTGGACTCCAAAAATTTTTGTTGTGCATTTACTGCGCTTTTTATCGGAATCATCAATACTGACAACACCTTTGGTGATGCCATATACTTTGAAAATAATTTTAAGGCTGAGATGGAACAGATGCTCCCAGGCAATTTTGGAATGGCGAAACATCCAAGACAGAGCTGTTGTTTTATACCTTCCCACACTGATACGGGAAAAAGCCGTCCAACTGATGCTGCTGATCAGGATGATTCCGGTGATGCGGAAACCCAGCCAGAATTTTTGTGATTTGCTTAAGGTCATTCCCGGGGAAGACTGTGTTAATTCGGTATTCAGTGAATCAGTATAATTTTCAACAAACGGCAACAGCTTATTTATTAAGGAGTTAAGCAAAAATAAATTCCCTTAATTACATATCGCATTTAGGAAGAATTCTGGGCGTGTCCCACTTTTTGCACAGGAGGCTGTCAGGGGTAAATCCGCTGACAGAACAATAAGACGATATTTTCATTTTTTTTTTCAAAGAGATATGCGGTGTCCCGTCTTTTGCACAAAAGCCGGAATCGGATTTTTCTGTCAGAGAACCGGAATATCCGGTAAATTCTGTGGAAAAATATTTTTCATATATTTTCAGGGTACTGCGTCCTGATCAGACTGAAAATGCCCTTATGCCATCCGAAGTCGGCAGATGTTTTGTGCAAAAGGTGGGACACACCCAGAATTCTGTAATTCCATTCGCCATGGAATTCGTCTTTTTCAATGTTTATCTTTTTCATTTCCTCATCAGAGATCTTAATTCCTTTTTCGTAAGTATTTAAGTCAGGCATTGCCCTGATTTTAAGACCTTTATCTGTTTTTGTGCCTGCAATAAGGTTGACCACGGTCTCTCTTGTCAGCAGCGGTCTGCCTCTCCAATTTTTGGAAATGTAACTGAACATCCTGTGTTCAATTTTAGGAAGTGGTGCATTGCGAGTGATGAATTTGATTTATCTTTACAAATTACATTCATTGCAATATGTTCAAATATAAAAAACTTTGAAAGGGAATCCATAAAATGAACTTTCCTGACTGCAAATCTGAAAATATCAACAAAAACGGCAGCAATTCATCGGGAAAACAGAAGTTTATATGCAAATCATGCGGCAGACAGTTTGTTGAGAATCCGGAATACAGAAAAATTGGCTCTTTGGTAATTCGTGTTGAAATTTTTATACAAATAAAACAGTTTGTTATTCTGGTTTTCCGCTTTATTCCAATCACAAAATTTCCATTTTTGAACAATGAACTGCCATAACCTATTGAAATTAAATGTATAGGTGATTTTGTAAATGCACATCGTCGATATGACGACTTTGAATATAACATTTGGTTATTTAAAAGTATTTTTTAAATAACCATATTTGCAACACGAATTACCAGAGAGCCGAAAAATTTCCCCGGAGACGAAAGCTCTGATCGAAGACCTTCTTTTGGAAAAAATCCCCCTTGCGGGTATTGTAAGATCTGTAAAAGTTTCAAAGCGTTGGATTCAATATTATGTGAACGGGAAATAGGAAGATGTTCCAGGGCGCATTCCCATTTTTCCGGTTTTTAAAAAGCCTATCTTTTAGAGCAAAAAGCATGATATTCTCTGTTACGCTGACATGAACAAAAATGGATTGTGCTGATGAAGAAAGCTGAAGATTGCAATACTGCTGATGAAGCCTATGCTTGCCTGAAAGAACTGGAAGAAGATCCGAATCGCTTGGTTCGCAACGCTAAAGAATTGGAACAGATGGAACAGGAAATTCCTGGGTATACGAATCGGATAAGCGCCTTGCTTTTAAAAAAAAGATCCAGGTTTCAGTAGATTCCCCTGATCAGGTCGCTCAGGAAAAAGAATTGATATCCAGCTGGCCGGGGCGGATGAAAAGCGAAGGATTTGAGACAGTTTCAATTCAGCTTTGTACTGGTAGTTCGGTTGATATTCGTGTTAGATATTATCGACGATCCTGTGACCGTCGAAATCGAAAAAGGTATAAAGGTGCATACGCCGGTTTAATCCTTCTTGGAATCCATGATCGCTGCTCACCTGCTTTGGCTTCTATGGTGAGCTCTTGGTCCGCCTTACTGAGTTCTTTTGAAGAAGTCCGTCAGGTGCTTTGTGACCATGGTATGACGTTGGATATAAAGGTTATCCGTAAACTCACCTATCGGTACGCAGAGCGGGCCCGAGCCGAGCAACAAGCGGGTCGAATTCCATTAAATGATGGAGACACACTTGAAGGTCGGCAAGTCGTTATAAGCACTGATGGTGGACGCACACGTCTGAGAAAGAAAAAAAGAGGTCCAAAAACCAAAAAGGATAGAACCCGATTTCGTGGGGCGTGGCGAGAACCCAAGCTTTTGATAATTTATGTGGTAGATGCCCGGGGAAAACAAGAAAAAAGCTTCTCACCATTTATCGATGGCTGTTTCAGCGGTCCGGATGGTGTATTCCACTTGTTAAAGGGTTATTTGAACGCCCTTCATATTCAGGACTCAGACAAGATCCTGTTTGTTGCAGATGGAGCACATTGGATTTGGAATCGAATCCCCGGACTGATCAAAGCATTGGGTTTGGATCCGGAGCGTGTGTATGAACTTCCTGATTTTTACCATGCCGCGGAGCATTTGGGTACAGTAGCAGGCTTAAAGAAGACCTGGTCATCCAAGGAACGCAAACGCTGGGTATCGAAACAGCGAGGTTTTCTGCTGAAAGGAAAATCGACTGACGTGGTCCAGGCCGTCCGGATGCTTTGCCGAGGCAGAAACAGTAAGGCTATTAAGACGGAACGAGATTATTTTGTGCGCAATGAAAGAAGACTTGATTTCTCAGCTGTAAAAGCGTTGAACTTGCCTATTGGCAGCGGTGCTATTGAAAGTTCAATTCGCAGAGTGGTGAATCTACGTCTTAAAGGTCCATGCACTTTTTGGTATCGGGAGAATGCAGAAAAAATGATTATGCTACGATCTTTTTATAAAGCAGGGCGTTGGAGCTGCCTGAAACAGATGGCAAACACGCACAATCCAGTGCCAGCGGCATGACCGGGAAAATGGGAATGCGCCCGATGTTCCAAGAGAAACAGTTGTGACAGAAAAACGGAAAGGGCGGCTTACAATTGAATGTGATGAAATGTGGTCTTTTGTCGAAAATAAAGATAATAAGATGTGGATATGGCTCGCAAAAGACATTGATACGAAGGAAATTGTCGGTGCGCATACAGGCAGCCGCGACGGGGAGGGATCCCGTAAACTCTGGGATTCTCTGCCGTCGTTTACAGACAATGTGCTGTTTCCTATACAGATTTCTGGTCTTCTTACGAGGGCGTATTTCCTTCCATGCGTCATCGTCAGGTGGGAAAAGGAAGCGGAAAGACGAATAATATCGGGAGCTTCAACTGCACCATGAGGCAGAGGGTTTCCCGTCTTGTAAGAAAAACTCTCTCATTTTCCAAAAAAAAGACCAATTATATCGGAGCGATATGGAATTTTATTCATCATTACAATGCTTCATTGACATAAACAGAAAACTGTCAGCATTTTTTTAAAATTATAAGGATAAGTGTGCGTTATCATGTTTAAAATATTAAATAATATGACATTTTAAACGACTAATCACTCTTTCAATTCATAAATTCATAAATAAACAAAAATGTATATTGAAGAAAAATCATATTTATAAAAAAAATATAAAGCTCATCACTCGCAATGCACCACCTCCTGGAATGTTTACATTTTTCCTAATATTGCGAATTAAATAATGGTACTTTATTTTTTTCTAACTTCCATAAGCCATTGATATTGTTTATATGAAAACCTATGATAAAGGAGGGATGTTATGCCTTATGTCCAGGCCGGAGACATAAAACTTCACTATACGGAATATGGTTCCGGGGATAATGTCATTGTCTTTGTCCACGGGAATCTGGGATGTATCCACTGGATGGATCTGGTGTGGCCGAAAATTTCGGACAGATTTCACATTTATGCCTTTGACTGGCGGGGCTGCGGAGAATCGGACAAGCCCGAACCTGACGAGGGGTACGAGAATTACTCAATGAAGCAGCATGCAACGGACATGATTAATGCCATCCGTGGCATGAACATCGGTAAATGTCACCTGATCAACCACTCCACAGGTGGCATTATCTGCACCCACATGCTGCTGATGGCCCCCGAACTTTTCGGCAGGGTCCTTTGTCTTGATCCCGTAGGCCCTCAGGGCATTGATCTTCCCGAAGGAAGCATGGAGATATTTCAGGCCATGAAAGAAAACTTCGATACGGCCTATGCCGTGCTGGCCGGAACATCCCCCTCTCTTTTCGATCAGGGAACCCTTCGGCCCGGTCAGATGCCGGTCTTTCTGAGCAGTGTGGCGGAAGAGCAGAAAAAACTCTTCCGGCTTATCGTAGACAAAACCCGGCAGTTAAGTGACGGGATCTGGTTCGGAACACCGACACAATTGTCCAGGGAATATCATTCCGGAAAACTGAAAGAAAGGCTCGGTGAGATCCGGCACGAACATCTGGTTCTGTGGGGAGAACAGGATGCCTGGATTCCGAAAGAGCATGTTGAGGAAATGGTGACGCTGCTTCCGAATTGCGAATTTCGGATTCTTCCCGGTGTGGGGCATTGTTTAAACCTGGAAGCCCCCGAACATTTTGCAAAAATATGCGCAGAATTTTTCAGTGACAGCTTATAATACGCTGTCAGACTTGTATTTGTGAATTTATAGGATTCCGGGAGTGTATGAGCGTCGCTCATGCACTCCCGGTTCCTGGACACAAGGGGGCAGGGGCTCCCTCCGCGCAGGCCTTTTCAAATCTCACAAAATCAGTACGGACAGGGCGCTATGATCTGCAAACAGATTGTAGTAAATTCTCAAACAGCCCGGCCACGATCTTCCGCTTCTCGTTGATGATCGCTTCTTTTTCATTCCGGGAAATGGGCAGATCCATATCCTTGAGCAGGCGGATCTGGGTCTGAATCTGCCGCCCGTTTTCCACTTCCGCATCATACAGGGCCGCCATAAAAGGCTCATCAATGGGATAATCTGCCGGGAAAAGCGGGATGAGCCGGATTTCGGACATGAACGCATGGCTCAGAGCCAGATATTCAAAAAATGTCCGGTCCTGGGAAAAAAAGCCCATGAGAAAAAAATGGGCTTTGGTTTTATTCCAGAAATCGATATTCCGCCGGGAAGCCTCCGCGTAAACCAGAGGATTGTAACTCCATTTGGTGGCTTTATGAAGACGGGTCGCCAACTCCAGATCTTTATAATACTGTTTGTGCAAAAAGGAATAGGGCAGCCAGTTCAGGGGTTGTATTTCGTTTTTGGACAGAATCATCGCATTAGCATTCCTGACGTTGATCAGAAAGTGGCTGATTTTTGTCTGTTCATCCGCACCGGGCTGATTTTTTATAAAATATTCGGCGGCTGCGGCCTTGATATCCTGGCTATGATTTTGCATAGTCTCCTCAACATCTAATATTTCTTCATAAAAGGAACTGCCCGTGTGTGATTCCCTTGGCAGGGAAAGGCAATTTCTTCGGATGCCGGGTCATCGGCGGCGATCCATACGGACTTATCCCCCCCCCATCTGCCGGTTTCCACCTGGTCTGCAAAATCCGCAATGACGCGGCAGGTGATATCCGGAATTTCAATGGTAAAAGCATGGCAGACCTTCTGCATGATCATCAGCCGGGAATTGCTGATGTTCAGGCGCATCACTTCGTGGGCCCAGCGCGGGGTGAGGCAGTCATACTCGCCGTTGAGGATGAGGGTCGGGCAGGCGATTTTGCCGAGTTCTTTCGTAAAAGGTCTGAAGTCCCGGATGGATTCAATGAGATTCTGAATTGCGTACAGGTCGTTATAGGAGAAGCTTGTCCGTTTGAGCAGAGGTATGTTTTCCCTGTTTTTTTCAATCCAGGCCGAACTGAAGTTTATGGGAATGAGCAGGTCCACCAGATATTCGAATCCCACATTCACCATGCCGGTATACAGA
This window encodes:
- a CDS encoding alpha/beta fold hydrolase, producing MPYVQAGDIKLHYTEYGSGDNVIVFVHGNLGCIHWMDLVWPKISDRFHIYAFDWRGCGESDKPEPDEGYENYSMKQHATDMINAIRGMNIGKCHLINHSTGGIICTHMLLMAPELFGRVLCLDPVGPQGIDLPEGSMEIFQAMKENFDTAYAVLAGTSPSLFDQGTLRPGQMPVFLSSVAEEQKKLFRLIVDKTRQLSDGIWFGTPTQLSREYHSGKLKERLGEIRHEHLVLWGEQDAWIPKEHVEEMVTLLPNCEFRILPGVGHCLNLEAPEHFAKICAEFFSDSL
- a CDS encoding alpha/beta fold hydrolase, with the translated sequence MAIFTYNDHDIHYEFSGEPDTPVITFINGLTQRTDHWIQYAKNLNKAGYRVLSYDLLGQGTSSKPVLFIDFNENPKILAALLDHLRIQQTYVAGVSFGGIIVLHFGIEYPDRVKGLIPMSCFTEMDGQLRYIGLNLYTGMVNVGFEYLVDLLIPINFSSAWIEKNRENIPLLKRTSFSYNDLYAIQNLIESIRDFRPFTKELGKIACPTLILNGEYDCLTPRWAHEVMRLNISNSRLMIMQKVCHAFTIEIPDITCRVIADFADQVETGRWGGDKSVWIAADDPASEEIAFPCQGNHTRAVPFMKKY
- a CDS encoding IS1/IS1595 family N-terminal zinc-binding domain-containing protein, with protein sequence MNFPDCKSENINKNGSNSSGKQKFICKSCGRQFVENPEYRKIGSLVIRVEIFIQIKQFVILVFRFIPITKFPFLNNELP